A region of the Pseudoprevotella muciniphila genome:
CACCGCCATTGGTTTCTACTCGGGCAAAACAGCCCATTTTCACTATCACTGGTGCTATGCGCTCCAACTGGTCTTTGCGCGGCTGGAACTTGCCATAACTCTGGAACATGTCTCTATATACGAGACTAAATTGGATTTTTCTTCCCATATTTTCTGTTGAAATTCAGACTGACAGGGCTGAAATATGCCCTTTTTATCAATTTTCGGACGCAAAAATAACAAAAAAAGTAGCGTCAAAAAAGGTTTTTATAAAAATAGTTGCAAATGAACTATCTTGTCCGGCATTAGCAGTATGCTTTTGTCATATACAGATATTTATTGATGCAGTTCAAGTTTCGCAAGTTCCATTTTCTTGAAGTTAACGAAGTTATTGAAGTTATCGCTTCGCTCGAAGTTAACGACGTTACCTGATGCTGATTTTTTTCTTCTTTCTTCTTTTGTTATTTATCGTTCCAACGTATCGTCGATAACTTCGTTAACTCCGATAACTTCGAGCGTAGCGATAACTTCAGAAAGTTTATTGATGCAGTAAAAGCGTTAATCGATAATAAAAGGTAAATTTGCAGAAAAAATGACCTTATGACAAATATAGCCATTTGTTTGCTGATACCTTTTCTGGGCACCGTCCTTGGTTCGGCTTTCGTGTTCTTTATGAAAAGGGAAATGCCGTCGCTGCTCCAGAAGACGTTGCTGGGCTTTGCTTCGGGTGTGATGGTGGCTGCATCGGTGTGGTCGCTGCTTATTCCGAGCATGGAGATGAATGAAGGGAAGGGTAGTTGGGCTGTGCTGCCTGCCGCTGTAGGTTTCTTGCTCGGCATGGCATTCCTCTTGGCAATTGACTATCTCACACCTCACCTGCACATAGGTGACCAATCTCCGGAAGGTCCGAAGTCAAGATTGTCGCGCACGGCAATGATAAACCTCGCCGTAACGATTCACAATTTGCCGGAAGGTATGGCTGTGGGTGTCGTGATAGTTGGTGCGCTGAACTCCGGTT
Encoded here:
- a CDS encoding ZIP family metal transporter, coding for MTNIAICLLIPFLGTVLGSAFVFFMKREMPSLLQKTLLGFASGVMVAASVWSLLIPSMEMNEGKGSWAVLPAAVGFLLGMAFLLAIDYLTPHLHIGDQSPEGPKSRLSRTAMINLAVTIHNLPEGMAVGVVIVGALNSGSGISTAAALAMAVGIAIQNIPEGAIISMPMRSEGNSKWRSFAMGSLSGAVEPLGGLAVVLFAEALSATLPGLLAFAAGAMLYVVVEELIPESSEGEHSNLGTIGFAIGFVLMMVLDVVLG